One window of the Granulicella arctica genome contains the following:
- a CDS encoding Crp/Fnr family transcriptional regulator produces MPHTKISEFDPVAFLASSGLGRRIVQYKANGTLFTQGSAADCVFYLQKGRAKLTVVSKAGKEATITLIAAGDFVGEESVTAIAGMHMSTATAITACSALKIERKEMMRVIHDEHAFSDIFVAFLLERSMRTQADLVDQLFNSSERRLARILLLMADFGKPGEPETMIPRITQETLADMIGTTRSRVSFFMNRFRKMGFINYNGRIHVHKSLLNVVLHDQRPGANSMSAALLDTKREKSQSAKVASTSVREP; encoded by the coding sequence ATGCCGCACACGAAAATAAGCGAGTTCGATCCCGTTGCTTTTCTTGCGAGCTCAGGATTGGGCCGCCGAATAGTCCAATATAAGGCAAACGGGACTCTTTTCACCCAAGGAAGCGCTGCGGACTGCGTGTTCTATCTACAAAAAGGACGGGCGAAGCTTACTGTTGTGTCCAAGGCCGGTAAGGAAGCCACTATCACCCTCATCGCAGCGGGCGATTTTGTGGGCGAGGAGTCTGTCACCGCGATCGCTGGAATGCATATGTCCACGGCAACGGCGATTACCGCCTGTTCTGCCCTTAAAATTGAGCGTAAGGAGATGATGCGGGTCATTCATGACGAGCACGCCTTTTCCGACATCTTTGTCGCCTTCCTCCTCGAACGCTCTATGCGAACTCAAGCGGATCTTGTAGATCAGTTGTTCAACTCCAGCGAGAGAAGGCTGGCACGCATTCTGCTCCTGATGGCAGACTTTGGCAAACCGGGCGAACCGGAGACCATGATCCCTCGCATTACCCAGGAGACTTTGGCCGATATGATCGGGACCACACGGTCCAGGGTGAGCTTCTTCATGAACCGCTTTCGGAAAATGGGCTTCATCAATTACAACGGTCGCATCCATGTCCACAAATCCTTGTTGAATGTGGTTCTTCACGACCAGAGGCCCGGTGCAAACTCCATGAGTGCTGCGCTCCTCGACACAAAACGTGAGAAATCACAATCTGCCAAGGTAGCTTCCACCTCAGTGAGAGAACCCTGA
- a CDS encoding ImmA/IrrE family metallo-endopeptidase, protein MAESLKATIVTPQDLPGLPSDVCHRLLSEHEDIWSAITVSTRPPLIVYNPAHSEGRQNSDLMHEVAHLLMEHVPGTVYIDPKSRLALRHFDADQEEQANWLSGCLLLPRASLLRVRQLGYSDEMVCQQYAVSSKMLNYRMHTSGVNIQYARRRA, encoded by the coding sequence TTGGCTGAAAGCCTGAAAGCGACAATTGTCACTCCGCAGGATTTGCCCGGTCTGCCATCCGACGTTTGCCACCGCCTGCTGTCGGAACATGAAGACATCTGGTCTGCCATTACGGTTTCGACGAGACCTCCGTTGATTGTTTACAACCCCGCTCATTCGGAAGGGCGGCAGAACAGCGACTTGATGCACGAGGTCGCACATCTCTTGATGGAGCATGTTCCAGGCACCGTTTATATCGACCCCAAAAGCAGACTCGCCTTAAGACATTTCGATGCAGATCAAGAGGAGCAGGCCAATTGGCTATCGGGCTGCCTGCTTTTGCCGCGAGCAAGTCTCCTGCGTGTCCGGCAACTGGGCTATTCCGATGAAATGGTATGCCAACAGTACGCGGTGAGTTCCAAGATGCTGAACTACCGGATGCACACTAGCGGCGTGAATATCCAATATGCTCGGCGCCGCGCATAA
- a CDS encoding redoxin domain-containing protein: MAILTAGTTAPEFSLHVTPDQRLSLSELRGKPVVLAFYPADWSPVCGDELSIFNEVLPELLKFSAELVAISVDGAWCHDAFAKHKHLHFPLLSDFEPKGETARAYGAYREGDGVCERALFVLDKNGIITWSYCSPVAVSPGADGILKALEALPQ; this comes from the coding sequence ATGGCCATCCTTACCGCCGGAACAACGGCACCAGAGTTCAGTCTCCACGTCACGCCGGATCAAAGGCTATCCCTCAGTGAGCTGCGGGGGAAACCCGTTGTACTCGCGTTCTATCCCGCGGATTGGAGTCCGGTTTGCGGGGACGAACTCAGCATCTTCAATGAGGTTTTGCCCGAGTTGCTCAAATTTAGTGCGGAGCTGGTGGCCATTTCTGTGGACGGTGCCTGGTGTCACGACGCGTTCGCCAAACACAAGCACCTTCACTTCCCCTTGCTGTCTGACTTCGAGCCGAAGGGCGAGACAGCTCGTGCCTATGGTGCGTACCGCGAAGGCGATGGCGTCTGTGAACGGGCGCTCTTTGTTCTCGACAAGAACGGCATCATCACTTGGAGCTACTGCTCTCCGGTTGCGGTGAGTCCAGGGGCGGATGGCATCTTGAAAGCTTTGGAAGCGCTGCCGCAATAG
- a CDS encoding HAD-IC family P-type ATPase, producing the protein MTSAETPNISTSVKSAASIAPSLTAGKPGSGVGLSSSQAAAVLAHDGPNAMPDTSAHLLRNALSKFWAPVPWLLEASMILQIVVHKYVEAVIIAALLIFNAVLAFVQEGRAQATLDALKSRLALNASVLRDGVWKVIPAAQLVVGDLVKLSLGGVVAADVHILDGSILLDQSMLTGESLPVEAGSGANTFSGALVRRGEATAQVTATGTRTKFGQTAELVRTAHVVSSQQKAVLKIVRNLAYFNGAVILLIGIYALAHSRPWSEIVPLFLTAILAAIPVGLPATFTLSSAIGARALAKLGVLPTRLSAVDEAGTIDVLCVDKTGTLTANQLSVTSVFLMNGFREEQVLGIAALASSVGGADSVDAAIRAASEKKRASDTPKLVTFTAFDPAKKTSEATATDAQGQAVEIVKGAFATIIKLAQPDTQAAEAADKLEKQGFRVLAVAFGPPIGMRLVGLIALSDPPRGDSASLISELKTLGVRTVMITGDAPETAAIVAAEVGLSGATCPAGPIPASVKPEDYSIFASILPEGKFDLVRAFQKSGHTVGMCGDGANDAPALRQAQIGIAVSTATDVAKSAAGVVLTEAGLGGIVAATKTGRIIFQRILSYTLRSTTKKIAQLLFLAIGLLMTGQAVLTPMLMVIVMITGDFLSMAYATDRVRPSQSPNSWDIGKITEAGALLGLGFLMFCTAALAVGRYRMHLDIDHLRTFCVIAVVYGSQAITYAVRDRQHFWGLRPTSWLVLSSAADMSFISLLANRGIEMASLPLRVLAFEFLAATLFFFVMNFVKIPVFRRLSIT; encoded by the coding sequence ATGACGAGCGCTGAAACACCCAACATTTCAACATCCGTGAAAAGTGCAGCGTCGATCGCTCCTTCACTAACGGCGGGCAAACCCGGGTCAGGAGTGGGGCTATCCAGCTCACAAGCCGCCGCCGTGCTCGCTCATGACGGGCCGAATGCGATGCCGGATACATCGGCTCATCTGCTTAGAAACGCACTTTCGAAGTTTTGGGCTCCCGTTCCGTGGCTTCTCGAAGCCTCAATGATCCTGCAGATCGTGGTCCACAAGTATGTTGAGGCCGTGATCATCGCTGCGCTGCTCATCTTCAACGCCGTTCTTGCGTTTGTGCAGGAAGGTCGTGCACAAGCAACGCTTGACGCATTGAAATCACGGCTCGCGCTAAATGCCTCGGTCCTACGTGATGGCGTGTGGAAGGTGATTCCCGCAGCACAGCTGGTTGTCGGAGACCTGGTAAAGCTTTCGCTCGGCGGCGTCGTTGCAGCGGACGTGCATATTCTCGATGGATCGATCTTGTTGGACCAATCGATGCTCACGGGAGAATCTCTCCCCGTAGAGGCTGGCTCTGGTGCGAATACATTCTCAGGAGCACTTGTTAGGCGGGGCGAAGCCACAGCCCAAGTGACGGCAACCGGGACTCGAACCAAGTTTGGGCAGACCGCGGAATTGGTAAGAACGGCTCATGTCGTTAGCTCACAGCAGAAGGCTGTTCTGAAGATCGTGCGGAACCTTGCCTACTTCAATGGGGCGGTTATCCTGCTGATCGGCATCTACGCTCTTGCGCACTCGAGGCCTTGGAGCGAGATCGTTCCGTTGTTTCTGACCGCGATTCTGGCTGCTATTCCGGTCGGACTCCCGGCTACGTTTACGCTTTCCTCTGCCATCGGGGCGCGCGCGCTCGCGAAGCTGGGTGTGCTTCCTACGCGCCTGTCTGCCGTCGATGAAGCCGGAACTATCGACGTTCTGTGCGTGGATAAGACGGGCACTCTCACAGCGAATCAGCTTTCCGTAACCAGCGTTTTCCTAATGAACGGATTCCGGGAGGAGCAAGTCCTCGGCATTGCCGCGCTGGCGAGTTCCGTAGGCGGTGCGGACTCAGTAGATGCTGCCATTCGAGCGGCTTCCGAGAAGAAGCGTGCCTCCGACACTCCAAAGCTAGTGACGTTTACCGCATTCGATCCTGCGAAGAAGACGTCGGAGGCGACTGCAACCGACGCCCAGGGCCAGGCTGTAGAGATCGTCAAAGGCGCCTTCGCGACGATCATTAAGCTCGCCCAACCCGATACTCAGGCAGCGGAAGCCGCAGACAAGCTTGAAAAGCAAGGGTTTCGGGTCTTGGCTGTAGCGTTTGGACCCCCGATCGGCATGCGACTGGTAGGTTTGATCGCTTTGAGCGATCCGCCTCGCGGAGACTCGGCGTCCCTCATCTCCGAATTGAAGACGCTCGGGGTGCGCACGGTGATGATCACCGGAGATGCTCCAGAGACAGCCGCCATTGTTGCCGCTGAAGTCGGACTCAGCGGTGCCACCTGTCCAGCGGGTCCAATCCCAGCTAGCGTCAAACCAGAAGACTATTCCATCTTCGCGAGCATTCTTCCCGAGGGCAAGTTCGATCTGGTTAGAGCATTCCAGAAGAGCGGACATACTGTGGGAATGTGCGGCGACGGTGCCAACGATGCCCCCGCACTGCGACAAGCTCAAATAGGGATTGCGGTTTCGACCGCAACCGATGTTGCGAAGTCGGCGGCTGGTGTCGTGCTGACGGAGGCAGGTCTCGGCGGGATTGTGGCCGCGACCAAGACAGGTAGAATCATCTTCCAGCGAATTTTGAGCTATACGCTTAGGTCTACAACCAAGAAAATCGCCCAACTTCTGTTTCTGGCCATTGGCCTTCTGATGACCGGTCAGGCGGTACTGACGCCGATGCTGATGGTCATTGTGATGATCACTGGCGACTTCCTTTCTATGGCCTATGCTACTGATCGCGTGAGACCCTCCCAAAGTCCTAATTCCTGGGACATCGGAAAGATCACTGAGGCCGGGGCTCTGCTGGGGCTTGGATTTCTGATGTTCTGCACGGCCGCCCTTGCAGTCGGCAGGTACAGAATGCACTTGGACATCGATCATTTGCGCACGTTCTGTGTTATCGCTGTTGTCTATGGCAGCCAGGCAATCACCTATGCTGTGCGTGACCGGCAACATTTCTGGGGCCTGCGTCCGACGAGCTGGCTTGTGCTGTCTTCTGCGGCGGATATGTCGTTCATCTCCTTGCTCGCGAATCGCGGCATCGAAATGGCTTCGCTTCCACTCCGTGTTTTGGCTTTCGAGTTCCTGGCTGCCACGCTGTTCTTCTTTGTCATGAACTTCGTCAAGATTCCTGTCTTCAGGCGTCTGAGCATCACCTAG
- a CDS encoding NUDIX hydrolase, with the protein MAYKTIDGITSSIIPFYRESGVIFVLLGQRSQTSKAFANVWALVGGFLNAGGESLEQCAARELREETGLDVSAATMKLVTVQSDPRRDPRGQIVDTVWSTDLKSKLFAAAADDLQAVAWYPLRQALVMDLAFDHNESLRRFAADEGSIA; encoded by the coding sequence ATGGCGTATAAAACGATCGACGGCATCACGAGCTCAATCATTCCGTTCTATCGCGAGAGTGGCGTTATTTTCGTACTGCTTGGTCAACGGAGCCAGACGTCGAAAGCCTTCGCGAACGTCTGGGCTCTTGTTGGAGGCTTTCTCAATGCTGGTGGCGAGTCACTAGAACAGTGCGCGGCCCGCGAGCTAAGAGAAGAGACAGGCCTTGACGTCTCCGCTGCGACGATGAAGCTTGTTACCGTGCAGTCAGACCCCCGCCGCGACCCACGCGGTCAGATTGTCGATACCGTGTGGTCGACCGATCTCAAATCAAAGCTGTTTGCCGCTGCGGCGGACGATCTTCAGGCGGTCGCCTGGTACCCGCTCCGCCAGGCTCTCGTCATGGATTTGGCATTCGACCATAACGAATCGCTTCGGAGGTTTGCTGCGGACGAAGGGTCTATCGCTTGA
- a CDS encoding DUF433 domain-containing protein, with protein sequence MEATMDRLTTSEAAIAAGVSIPQIHRMIDEKILPEDFYTTALARTFRTDACLLIAFYFQTADLLTAGARLKTIRDAMAHCTTWSQWEDCTVVDHSVTIHFSELWKAVDGRLRRLAQARQMVVEDPEILSGTPVIKGTRVPLYDVAAAVDLGTPIERILKTYPSLKQEQVELASLYAKAVPQRGRPKRASLRGAHSIVVKKRIRTSL encoded by the coding sequence ATGGAAGCGACAATGGACCGTTTGACTACGTCTGAGGCTGCTATAGCGGCCGGGGTATCGATTCCTCAAATCCACCGCATGATAGACGAAAAGATCCTGCCGGAAGACTTCTACACCACTGCTCTGGCAAGAACATTTCGGACAGACGCATGCTTATTGATTGCCTTCTATTTCCAGACCGCCGACTTGCTGACTGCCGGTGCACGCCTGAAGACCATCCGAGATGCGATGGCTCATTGCACAACTTGGAGCCAATGGGAAGATTGCACTGTAGTCGATCATTCTGTGACCATTCACTTCTCTGAACTATGGAAGGCAGTGGATGGCCGCTTGCGCCGTTTGGCACAAGCGCGGCAGATGGTGGTCGAGGACCCGGAGATTCTGAGTGGAACACCGGTTATCAAGGGAACACGCGTACCTCTGTATGACGTAGCCGCAGCAGTCGATCTCGGAACCCCAATCGAACGGATTCTGAAGACCTATCCAAGCCTTAAGCAAGAACAAGTTGAACTCGCATCCCTCTATGCGAAGGCAGTTCCCCAAAGAGGTCGGCCCAAACGGGCATCTCTCAGAGGAGCGCACTCCATAGTTGTTAAAAAGCGAATACGCACCTCCTTATAG
- a CDS encoding zinc-dependent alcohol dehydrogenase family protein: protein MKAAVYDPQRVKEGQLVDIGDAPRPELKDGHMLLRVLACGVCRTDLHITEGDLAALCPTIIPGHQIVGEVVEGATLDFPLGTRVGVSWMGGVDGDCWYCRNHMENLCNHPTFTGYSVNGGYAEFVSVREDFAFRLPDELEDAQVAPLLCAGIIGFRSLRVAGVKPGEKVGLFGFGSSAALAIEVLQSWKCQVYVVTRGQSHRDFATSLGATWVGEEDAVPPTLLDRAITFAPSGKVVLSALSSLRKGGVVAINAIHLDQMPAFDYDKLLWGERQIRSVANMTRDDARDFLELARKLKFRPHVTIFSLDDANKALLAVKNENDSGSVVIVP, encoded by the coding sequence TTGAAAGCGGCCGTCTACGACCCACAGCGCGTAAAAGAAGGACAACTCGTCGATATCGGGGACGCTCCACGTCCAGAACTCAAGGATGGCCATATGCTCCTCCGCGTATTGGCTTGCGGGGTCTGTCGCACCGATCTCCATATTACGGAGGGAGACCTGGCCGCACTCTGTCCAACGATCATTCCGGGTCACCAGATCGTCGGTGAAGTCGTAGAGGGGGCCACGCTTGATTTTCCACTTGGAACGCGTGTGGGGGTTTCCTGGATGGGGGGCGTGGATGGGGATTGCTGGTACTGCCGAAACCACATGGAGAACCTCTGCAATCACCCTACCTTCACCGGATACTCAGTGAACGGAGGATATGCGGAGTTCGTTTCAGTTCGTGAGGATTTCGCGTTTCGCTTGCCGGACGAACTCGAGGATGCGCAGGTCGCGCCTCTGCTATGTGCCGGGATCATCGGGTTTCGCAGCTTACGCGTAGCTGGTGTCAAGCCCGGTGAGAAGGTAGGGCTGTTCGGCTTCGGCAGTTCCGCGGCTTTGGCCATCGAGGTCTTACAGTCCTGGAAGTGTCAGGTCTATGTCGTCACGCGAGGGCAATCACACAGAGATTTCGCCACCTCACTAGGAGCAACTTGGGTGGGCGAAGAAGACGCCGTACCCCCCACCCTGCTGGATCGGGCGATTACCTTCGCTCCCAGCGGCAAGGTCGTCCTGAGTGCCCTGAGTTCTCTTCGCAAAGGCGGGGTCGTGGCGATCAACGCTATTCATCTCGATCAGATGCCGGCCTTCGACTACGATAAGCTGCTCTGGGGAGAACGGCAGATTCGCAGCGTTGCCAACATGACTCGGGACGATGCACGGGATTTTCTTGAGCTTGCGCGCAAGCTCAAGTTTCGTCCCCACGTTACTATCTTCTCGCTTGATGATGCCAACAAAGCTCTATTGGCCGTGAAAAATGAAAATGACTCTGGATCGGTCGTGATCGTGCCCTAG
- a CDS encoding DsbA family protein gives MSELLIGVSRQDHLQGDLNAACSLVEYGDYECPSCGDVAPTIKSLQARFGDQMSFVFRNFPLREIHPWAELAAEVAEFAGSHGKFWEMHDLLFENQETLNEETFHALLKRLGLAGSDLELARSKGALKKRIDTDFAGGVRSGVNGTPTFFLNGERYDGPTDYESLIALMEEVLISNGD, from the coding sequence ATGAGCGAGCTATTGATCGGCGTAAGCAGGCAGGATCACCTTCAAGGAGACCTAAATGCAGCGTGCAGTCTTGTCGAATATGGGGACTATGAATGCCCCTCATGCGGAGACGTCGCGCCGACGATCAAGAGCTTGCAAGCCCGCTTTGGCGACCAGATGTCTTTCGTCTTTCGCAACTTCCCGTTGCGGGAGATCCATCCATGGGCAGAGCTTGCGGCTGAGGTCGCGGAGTTTGCCGGGAGTCATGGCAAGTTCTGGGAGATGCACGATCTGCTGTTCGAAAACCAGGAAACGTTGAACGAGGAAACGTTCCATGCTCTCCTGAAAAGGCTAGGCCTCGCCGGTTCAGACTTGGAACTGGCACGGTCTAAGGGGGCCTTGAAGAAGCGAATTGACACCGATTTCGCTGGAGGTGTCAGGAGCGGCGTTAATGGAACGCCGACCTTCTTCCTCAACGGTGAACGATATGACGGTCCGACGGATTACGAATCTCTGATTGCGCTGATGGAGGAGGTCCTGATCTCCAATGGAGACTAG
- a CDS encoding universal stress protein, with protein sequence MIEPSRSTFHPKKILVPIDFSPSSISALATAAELAQEFNAELCLLHVIPMLPIVTGIEFPTPFYPRQEFLADAEKESAKRLADLIGNLSGQGIHATSKVEIGNDVVGNVLMVIDREHADMLVISTHGISGWRPVVFGSIAEKVIKLAECPVLLLRSAKTVVTDKPKESK encoded by the coding sequence ATGATCGAACCGTCTCGTTCGACGTTCCATCCTAAGAAAATCCTTGTACCGATCGATTTCAGCCCGTCTTCGATCTCGGCCTTAGCAACAGCGGCTGAGTTGGCTCAGGAGTTCAATGCCGAGCTATGTCTCTTGCACGTGATTCCAATGTTGCCGATCGTAACCGGGATCGAGTTTCCAACTCCGTTTTATCCGCGCCAAGAGTTCCTCGCGGATGCCGAGAAGGAATCAGCGAAGAGGTTAGCTGATCTGATTGGTAATCTCTCTGGGCAGGGAATACATGCCACTTCCAAGGTGGAGATCGGCAATGATGTAGTGGGAAACGTGCTCATGGTCATTGACCGGGAACATGCTGACATGCTGGTCATTTCCACACATGGCATTTCAGGATGGCGCCCAGTTGTATTCGGATCGATTGCCGAGAAGGTCATCAAGCTTGCTGAGTGTCCTGTTCTCCTTCTTCGGAGCGCCAAAACCGTGGTTACGGATAAACCCAAGGAGTCAAAGTGA
- a CDS encoding ATPase domain-containing protein has product MNEEKKVKINQLPTGVPGLDEILGGGIPELSFNIIAGSPGCGKTTLAHQFIFANATPERPALYFTVLGEPALKMLRYQQQFTFFDAAKLNNAVRFVNLSQDLIERGLQGVLDEISKQVEAANPSIVVVDSFRSVLRSEVHNGKDLAVQTFVQQLAMLLTTYEATTFLIGEYSESEVRDNPVFTVADGLFWLLQQVDRNSVVRKMQIMKLRGQASVPGLHTFRITDAGLQAFSRTLGLLGGRKTFSSVKRLSMGIPALDEMMGGGVPEGDSLLIAGSSGTGKSLMATQFLSAGLLAGESGIAAVFEERPNEYTARAAEFGLDLQTPLTNGSLEVIYLRPLDLSVDEMMQEILDAVKRTGAKRLVIDSLAGFEMALAPAFRADFRESLYRMIFALTAIGITILSTLEMPETFTELLFSSYSISFLTDDIIRMRYVEIDGQLSQILMVVKMRRGVHSRDIRQYQITSEGIVIGERFKNYVDLITGIPQPHSLLRSEERNRKT; this is encoded by the coding sequence ATGAATGAAGAGAAAAAGGTCAAGATCAACCAGCTACCTACGGGCGTGCCTGGACTCGATGAGATACTTGGCGGCGGGATTCCCGAACTTTCGTTCAACATCATCGCCGGCTCCCCTGGATGTGGCAAAACGACATTGGCCCATCAGTTCATCTTCGCCAATGCCACTCCGGAGCGGCCCGCCCTGTACTTTACGGTTCTGGGCGAACCGGCGCTGAAAATGCTGCGTTATCAGCAGCAATTCACGTTCTTCGACGCTGCGAAGCTGAACAATGCCGTACGCTTTGTCAATCTTAGCCAAGATTTGATCGAGCGCGGGCTCCAGGGTGTGCTCGATGAAATTTCGAAACAGGTGGAAGCCGCGAACCCCAGCATTGTGGTGGTGGACTCGTTTCGTTCGGTACTACGCAGCGAAGTGCACAACGGTAAGGACCTGGCTGTGCAAACGTTCGTCCAGCAGTTGGCGATGCTGCTCACCACGTACGAGGCAACCACGTTCCTGATTGGGGAGTATTCCGAGTCCGAGGTGCGCGATAACCCGGTCTTTACCGTGGCTGATGGTCTCTTCTGGCTCCTCCAGCAGGTTGATCGAAACTCTGTCGTGCGTAAGATGCAGATCATGAAGCTGCGCGGACAAGCGTCGGTGCCCGGGTTGCACACCTTTCGTATCACGGATGCTGGTCTGCAGGCGTTCTCACGAACGCTCGGCTTACTTGGGGGCAGAAAGACATTCAGCAGTGTGAAGCGCCTGTCGATGGGAATTCCAGCTTTGGACGAGATGATGGGCGGAGGCGTACCGGAAGGGGACAGCCTGCTGATTGCAGGTTCTTCAGGTACTGGCAAATCGCTCATGGCGACACAGTTTCTTTCCGCGGGCTTACTCGCGGGAGAATCTGGCATCGCGGCAGTCTTTGAAGAGCGGCCTAACGAATACACCGCGCGTGCCGCGGAGTTCGGCCTAGATCTTCAGACGCCTCTGACCAACGGAAGCTTGGAGGTAATCTACCTCCGGCCACTGGATCTGTCAGTAGACGAGATGATGCAGGAGATTCTGGACGCCGTGAAAAGGACGGGAGCAAAGCGGTTGGTCATCGATTCTCTGGCCGGCTTCGAGATGGCGTTGGCGCCCGCATTCCGCGCTGACTTTCGTGAATCGCTCTATCGCATGATCTTTGCGCTTACAGCGATCGGCATCACGATCCTAAGCACGCTGGAAATGCCGGAGACGTTCACCGAACTGCTGTTCAGCAGTTATTCCATCTCGTTTCTCACCGACGACATCATCCGGATGCGTTACGTGGAAATCGACGGTCAGTTGAGCCAGATACTGATGGTGGTGAAGATGCGCCGGGGTGTTCACAGCCGGGATATCCGGCAATATCAGATCACGAGCGAGGGGATCGTGATCGGGGAACGCTTCAAGAATTATGTGGACCTGATCACGGGAATACCCCAACCGCACTCGCTTTTGCGCTCCGAAGAACGCAATCGAAAGACCTAG
- a CDS encoding aldo/keto reductase, giving the protein MQYAYLGRTGLQVSRLGLGTMNFGMVTDEATSFEIMDEALTHGVIYFDTADVYGGAQKPDIKKGYGVSEEFIGRWFAQGGRREHIVLATKVYQPMDLGPNDRHLSAYHIRRACEDSLRRLQTDHIDLYQMHHIDRRTPWEEIWQAMELLVQQGKILYVGSSNFAGWDIATGQGAATARHFMGLASEQSLYNLTARTIELEVIPACRYYGLGLVPWSPLGGGLLGGALQKAKEGRRSQEGGKIEKLRPQLESYEALCKELGEQPADVAMAWLLRNPVVTAPISGPRTKAQLTESLRALEISLSDETVRRLDEIWPGPGGEAPKAYAW; this is encoded by the coding sequence ATGCAGTACGCGTACTTGGGTCGCACAGGTTTACAGGTCAGCCGTCTTGGGCTGGGCACAATGAACTTCGGCATGGTCACGGACGAAGCGACAAGCTTCGAAATCATGGACGAGGCTTTGACGCATGGAGTGATCTACTTCGATACCGCTGATGTATACGGTGGTGCTCAGAAGCCCGACATCAAAAAGGGCTACGGTGTTTCTGAAGAGTTCATCGGGAGGTGGTTTGCTCAGGGCGGTAGACGGGAGCATATCGTTCTCGCGACTAAGGTATACCAGCCTATGGACCTTGGACCGAATGACCGGCACCTTTCGGCTTACCACATCCGCAGGGCGTGCGAAGACAGCCTTCGTCGCCTACAAACGGATCATATCGACCTCTACCAGATGCATCACATTGATCGGCGTACACCTTGGGAAGAGATCTGGCAGGCCATGGAACTTCTCGTGCAGCAGGGCAAAATCCTGTATGTCGGGAGCAGCAACTTCGCCGGATGGGACATCGCGACGGGTCAAGGAGCCGCGACGGCCCGCCACTTCATGGGTCTCGCGTCTGAGCAGAGCCTCTATAACTTGACGGCGCGCACGATTGAATTGGAGGTTATTCCGGCCTGCAGGTACTACGGCCTTGGTCTGGTGCCTTGGAGCCCTTTGGGTGGCGGTCTACTGGGCGGTGCACTGCAGAAGGCGAAAGAAGGAAGACGTTCCCAGGAGGGCGGAAAGATCGAGAAGCTTCGTCCTCAGTTGGAATCCTATGAGGCCTTATGCAAGGAGCTTGGAGAGCAACCCGCCGATGTGGCCATGGCTTGGCTGCTCCGCAATCCCGTTGTGACCGCTCCAATCAGCGGTCCACGCACTAAAGCGCAACTCACCGAGAGCCTCCGCGCATTGGAGATCTCCCTTTCCGACGAGACGGTCCGCCGCCTCGATGAGATATGGCCTGGTCCCGGCGGCGAAGCACCGAAGGCTTACGCGTGGTAG
- a CDS encoding DUF5615 family PIN-like protein, whose product MAKFLVDECLSPDLAEAARQHGFPESSHVVWMGKAGWKDWELKTLILDGDWTFVTRNSVDFRGLAEDPGTKGQYADVALHAGLICINGPATMSAEAQLEMFEALLLELSDPADMVNEVIEVTLDELGEEFTIERYPLPTEAA is encoded by the coding sequence GTGGCAAAGTTTCTGGTTGATGAATGCTTGAGTCCCGATCTTGCGGAAGCTGCGCGTCAGCACGGATTTCCGGAGAGCTCGCATGTGGTGTGGATGGGTAAGGCCGGATGGAAGGATTGGGAGCTCAAGACTTTGATTCTTGACGGCGACTGGACCTTCGTCACCCGTAACAGTGTCGACTTCCGGGGCCTGGCTGAAGATCCTGGGACAAAGGGCCAGTATGCCGACGTGGCTCTTCACGCCGGCTTGATTTGCATCAACGGACCAGCGACTATGTCGGCCGAGGCTCAACTTGAAATGTTCGAAGCACTTCTCCTGGAACTTAGTGATCCCGCAGACATGGTGAATGAGGTGATCGAAGTTACACTCGACGAACTTGGAGAAGAGTTCACGATCGAGCGCTACCCATTGCCTACTGAGGCGGCGTAG